In Variovorax paradoxus, a single genomic region encodes these proteins:
- a CDS encoding FAD binding domain-containing protein, which produces MKSFSYERASSPAQAVAAAAGRQGARFIAGGTNLLDLMKLEIETPTHLIDVNGLGFDRIESTDDGGLRIGALVRNTDLAAHAAVRRDYGLLSRALLAGASGQLRNKATTAGNLLQRTRCPYFYDTNMACNKRRPGSGCAAIDGVNRQHAIVGSSDACIATHPSDMAVAMRALDATVETLRPDGARRTIPIADFHRLPGRTPQVETALAPGELITAVRLPAPVGGRQVYTKVRDRASYAFALVSVAAIVQRDGTGRVALGGVAHKPWRIEAAEREFPRGAKAVTAALLADARPTEHNAFKVTLVERTLDAVLTDARS; this is translated from the coding sequence ATGAAAAGCTTCAGCTACGAACGGGCGAGTTCGCCCGCGCAAGCCGTCGCTGCCGCGGCAGGCAGGCAAGGCGCTCGCTTCATCGCCGGCGGCACCAACCTGCTTGACCTGATGAAGCTGGAGATCGAGACGCCGACACACCTGATCGACGTGAACGGTCTGGGCTTCGATCGCATCGAGTCGACGGATGACGGCGGCTTGCGGATCGGCGCACTGGTACGCAACACCGACCTGGCGGCGCATGCCGCCGTGCGGCGCGACTACGGCCTGCTGTCGCGTGCGCTGCTTGCCGGCGCATCGGGCCAGTTGCGCAACAAGGCGACGACCGCCGGGAACCTGCTTCAGCGCACGCGCTGCCCGTATTTCTACGACACCAACATGGCCTGCAACAAGCGCCGGCCCGGCAGCGGCTGCGCGGCCATCGATGGCGTGAACCGGCAACACGCGATCGTCGGTTCGAGCGACGCCTGCATCGCGACGCACCCCAGCGACATGGCGGTGGCGATGCGCGCGCTCGACGCGACCGTCGAGACGCTGCGGCCCGACGGCGCGCGACGCACCATCCCGATCGCGGATTTCCATCGCCTCCCCGGCCGAACGCCGCAGGTGGAAACCGCGCTGGCCCCCGGCGAATTGATCACCGCCGTGCGGCTGCCGGCGCCGGTGGGCGGCCGGCAGGTCTACACGAAGGTACGCGACCGCGCGTCCTATGCGTTCGCGCTGGTGTCGGTCGCGGCCATCGTGCAGCGCGACGGCACCGGCCGCGTGGCGCTCGGCGGCGTGGCGCACAAGCCGTGGCGCATCGAGGCCGCCGAGCGCGAGTTTCCGCGCGGCGCCAAGGCCGTCACCGCCGCTTTGCTCGCCGATGCGCGCCCGACCGAGCACAACGCATTCAAGGTCACGCTGGTGGAGCGCACCCTTGACGCGGTGCTGACGGACGCAAGGAGCTGA
- a CDS encoding LysR family transcriptional regulator produces the protein MPINELRSIATFVKTAELGSLRQAAAAQGMTPQAASQALAQLEKHLGVRLFHRTTRRMSLTDEGRHFLEAAQAPLLGMQRALETTRQAKDGIAGPLRVVGPLSVFTPVLWPLLDTFCRRYPEVQPDVQLDDRIGNWVEDRVDVGFRIGPSPMDGVIGRRLFTLQLIVCASPAYLSQHGVPESLGALSTHRCSAFRNPGTGRVLPWYVKNGNELVEHQVVPALTVNDEALETEAVLAGHVIGLLTSVAAAPHIRAGRLVPLLLEHVADKSGVFVYYGNRTSLPARVRAFIDVAIELLADNPAYVLGADELAHAQTAWRSSQTLGFDSTGS, from the coding sequence ATGCCGATCAACGAGTTGCGTTCCATTGCCACTTTTGTGAAGACGGCCGAACTCGGCAGCTTGCGGCAAGCCGCAGCCGCACAAGGCATGACACCGCAGGCGGCAAGCCAGGCGCTGGCCCAACTCGAGAAGCATCTGGGAGTGCGGTTGTTTCATCGCACGACCCGCCGAATGTCGCTGACGGATGAAGGCCGGCATTTCCTCGAGGCTGCGCAAGCGCCTTTGCTCGGTATGCAACGCGCGCTGGAAACGACGCGGCAAGCCAAGGACGGCATCGCGGGTCCGCTGCGTGTGGTGGGTCCCCTGTCGGTCTTCACGCCGGTGCTGTGGCCGCTGCTGGACACCTTCTGTCGCCGATACCCCGAAGTCCAGCCCGATGTGCAACTGGACGACCGCATCGGCAACTGGGTTGAAGACAGGGTCGACGTGGGATTTCGCATCGGCCCGTCGCCGATGGACGGCGTGATCGGGCGGCGGCTTTTCACCTTGCAACTCATCGTATGCGCGTCGCCTGCCTATCTTTCGCAGCACGGTGTGCCGGAGAGCCTCGGTGCCCTGTCCACTCACCGCTGCAGCGCCTTTCGCAACCCCGGAACAGGCCGCGTACTGCCGTGGTACGTCAAGAACGGAAACGAGCTGGTCGAGCATCAGGTCGTGCCCGCCCTTACCGTCAACGATGAGGCGCTGGAAACCGAAGCGGTGCTGGCGGGCCATGTGATCGGTTTGCTCACCAGCGTGGCGGCCGCGCCGCACATCCGTGCAGGGCGACTGGTTCCGCTGCTTCTCGAGCATGTCGCGGACAAGTCGGGGGTGTTCGTCTACTACGGAAACCGCACATCGTTGCCGGCCCGCGTCCGTGCGTTCATCGACGTCGCGATCGAACTGCTGGCCGACAACCCGGCTTACGTGCTCGGCGCCGATGAACTTGCCCACGCGCAAACGGCTTGGCGAAGTTCCCAGACCTTGGGCTTTGATTCGACAGGTTCCTGA
- the paoA gene encoding aldehyde dehydrogenase iron-sulfur subunit PaoA — MTSHDALQISRRGLLKAGAASATVPALAGTSTAGAATARTTGTPAATPVSLIVNGRQQQLVLDTRTTLLDALREHLHLTGTKKGCDHGQCGACTVMVDGRRINSCLTLAVMHEGGNVVTIEGLGQPGHLHPMQAAFVKHDGYQCGYCTPGQICSAVGMLHEIDQGVPSHVSGDLTARPLLSPAELRERMSGNICRCGAYSNIVDAITEVAGGNAGAKA; from the coding sequence ATGACGAGCCACGATGCTTTGCAGATTTCCCGGCGCGGCCTGCTGAAGGCCGGCGCCGCTTCCGCCACCGTGCCGGCGCTGGCCGGCACGTCCACGGCCGGCGCCGCGACTGCACGCACCACCGGCACGCCGGCGGCAACGCCCGTGAGCCTCATCGTCAACGGCCGGCAACAGCAACTGGTGCTCGATACCCGGACAACCCTGCTCGACGCGCTGCGCGAACACCTGCACCTCACCGGTACGAAGAAGGGCTGCGACCACGGCCAGTGCGGTGCCTGCACCGTCATGGTCGACGGTCGGCGAATCAATTCCTGCCTGACGCTGGCGGTGATGCATGAAGGAGGCAACGTCGTGACCATCGAGGGCCTGGGCCAGCCCGGCCACCTGCATCCGATGCAAGCTGCCTTCGTCAAGCACGACGGCTACCAGTGCGGCTACTGCACCCCGGGCCAGATCTGCTCGGCCGTCGGCATGCTGCACGAGATCGACCAAGGTGTTCCAAGCCATGTGAGCGGCGACCTGACCGCCCGGCCGCTGCTCTCGCCGGCCGAGTTGCGCGAACGCATGAGCGGCAACATCTGCCGCTGCGGGGCTTACAGCAACATCGTCGACGCGATCACCGAGGTTGCAGGCGGGAATGCCGGAGCGAAAGCATGA